One genomic region from Procambarus clarkii isolate CNS0578487 chromosome 85, FALCON_Pclarkii_2.0, whole genome shotgun sequence encodes:
- the LOC123746643 gene encoding streptococcal hemagglutinin-like, with the protein MASAGGCVYGAEHATLQATLQATVQATLQATQQATLQATLQATLQATLQATLQAKLQATLQATLQATLQATLQATLQATLQATLQATLQATLQATLQATLQATLQATLQATLQATLQATLQATLQATLQAKLQATLQATLQVMLQATLQATLQATLQATLQAMLQATLQAMLQATLQAMLQATLQAMLQATLQAMLQATLQATLQATLQATLHNMLQATLQATLQATLQATLQATLQAMLQATLQATLQATLQATLQATLQATLQAMLQATLQAMLQATLQATLQAMLQATLQAMLQATLQAMLQATLQATLQAMLQATLQAMIQATLKAMLQATLQATLQAMLQATPQATLQATLQATLQATLQATLQATLQAMLQATLQAMLQVTLQAMLQVTLQATLQAMLQATLQAMLQVTLQAMLQVTLQATLQATLQAMLQATLQAMLQVTLQATLQAMLQATLQAMLQATLQAMLQATLQATLQAMLQATLQAMLQATLQAMLQATLQAMLQATLQAMLQATLQAMLQATLQTILQATLQAMLQATLQAMLQATLQAMLQATLQAMLQATLQTILQATLQAMLQATLQAMLQATLQAMLQATLQAMLQATLQAMLQATLQATLQATLQTMLQATLQAMLQATLQAMLQATLQAMLQATLQTILQATLQAMLQATLQAMLQATLQTILQATLQAMLQATLQTILQATLQAMLQATLQAMLQATLQTILQATLQAMLQATLQTILQATLQAMLQATLQAMLQATLQAMLQATLQTILQATLQAMLQATLQAMLQATLQAMLQATLQAMLQATLQATLQAMLQATLQAKHQATLQATLQATLQATLQATLQATLQAMLQATLQATLQATLQAMLQATLQATLQTTLQATLQATLQAMLQATLQATLQATLQATLQAKLQATLQATLQAKLQAKLQATLQATLQATLQATLQATLQATLQAKLQAKLQATLQAMLQATLQAMLQAMLQATLQAMLQATLQTILQATLQTILQATLQAMLQATLQAMLQATLQAMLQATLQTILQATLQAMLQATLQAMLQATLQTILQATLQAMLQATLQAMLQATLQTILQATLQAMLQATLQTTTSHATSYATSHATSYATSHATNYTTSHATSYATSHATTTLQAMLQAKLQAMLQATLQAMLQATLQAMLQATLQTILQATLQAMLQATLQAMLQATLQAMLQATLQAMLQATLQAMLQATLQATLQAMLQATLQAMLQATLQAMLQATLQAMLQATLQAMLQATLQAMLQATLQTILQATLQAMLQATLQAMLQATLQAMLQATLQAMLQATLQTILQATLQAMLQATLQAMLQATLQAMLQATLQAMLQATLQATLQAMLQATLQAMLQATLQAMLQATLQAMLQATLQAMLQATLQATLQTILQATLQKPRYKPRYKLCYKPRYKLCYKPRYKPRYKLCYKPRYKLCYKPRYKPRYKPRYKPRYKPHYKPRYKPRYKPHYKPRYKPHYKPRYKPRYKPHYKPSYKPSYKPSYKPRFKPSYKPSYKPSYKPRYKPSYKPSYKPRYKPRYKPHYKPRYKPHYKPRYKPHYKPRYKPRYKPHYKPRYKPRYKPHYKPSYKPRYKPRYKPRYKPRYKPHYKPRYKPRYKPRYKPHYKPRYKPRYKPRYKPHYKPRYKPRYKPRYKPHYKPRYKPRYKPHYKPRYKPRYKPRY; encoded by the exons ATGGCTTCAGCAGGCGGGTGTGTGTATGGCGCGGAGCACGCCACGCTACAAGCCACGCTACAAGCCACGGTACAAGCCACGCTACAAGCCACCCAGCAAGCCACGCTGCAAGCCACGCTACAAGCCACGCTGCAAGCCACCCTACAAGCCACGCTACAAGCCAAGCTACAAGCCACGCTACAAGCCACGCTACAAGCCACGCTGCAAGCCACGCTACAAGCCACGCTGCAAGCCACGCTACAAGCCACGCTGCAAGCCACGCTACAAGCCACGCTGCAAGCCACGCTGCAAGCCACGCTACAAGCCACGCTGCAAGCCACGCTACAAGCCACGCTGCAAGCCACGCTACAAGCCACGCTGCAAGCCACGTTACAAGCCACGCTACAAGCCAAGCTACAAGCTACGCTACAAGCCACGTTACAAGTTATGCTACAAGCCACGCTGCAAGCTACGCTGCAAGCCACGCTACAAGCCACGTTACAAGCTATGCTACAAGCCACGCTACAAGCTATGCTGCAAGCCACGCTACAAGCTATGCTGCAAGCCACGCTACAAGCTATGCTGCAAGCCACGTTACAAGCTATGCTGCAAGCCACGCTACAAGCCACGCTGCAAGCCACGCTACAAGCCACGCTGCATAATATGCTGCAAGCCACGCTACAAGCCACGCTACAAGCCACGCTACAAGCCACGCTACAAGCCACGCTGCAAGCTATGCTGCAAGCCACGCTACAAGCCACGCTACAAGCTACGCTACAAGCTACGCTACAAGCCACGCTACAAGCCACGTTACAAGCTATGCTACAAGCCACGCTACAAGCTATGCTGCAAGCCACGCTACAAGCCACGTTACAAGCTATGCTACAAGCCACGCTACAAGCTATGCTGCAAGCCACGCTACAAGCTATGCTGCAAGCCACGCTACAAGCCACGCTACAAGCTATGCTACAAGCCACGCTACAAGCTATGATACAAGCCACGCTAAAAGCCATGCTACAAGCCACGCTACAAGCCACGCTTCAAGCCATGCTACAAGCCACGCCACAAGCCACGCTACAAGCCACACTACAAGCCACGCTTCAAGCTACGCTACAAGCCACGCTACAAGCCACGTTACAAGCTATGCTACAAGCCACGCTACAAGCTATGCTACAAGTCACGCTACAAGCTATGCTACAAGTCACGCTACAAGCCACGCTACAAGCTATGCTACAAGCCACGCTTCAAGCTATGCTACAAGTCACGCTACAAGCTATGCTACAAGTCACGCTACAAGCCACGCTACAAGCCACGTTACAAGCTATGCTACAAGCCACGCTTCAAGCTATGCTACAAGTCACGCTACAAGCCACGCTACAAGCTATGCTACAAGCCACGCTACAAGCTATGCTGCAAGCCACGCTACAAGCTATGCTGCAAGCCACGCTACAAGCCACGCTACAAGCTATGCTGCAAGCCACGCTGCAAGCTATGCTACAAGCCACGCTGCAAGCTATGCTACAAGCCACGCTACAAGCTATGCTACAAGCCACGCTGCAAGCTATGCTACAAGCCACGCTGCAAGCTATGCTACAAGCCACGCTGCAAACTATATTACAAGCCACGCTACAAGCTATGCTACAAGCCACGCTACAAGCTATGCTACAAGCCACGCTACAAGCTATGCTACAAGCCACGCTGCAAGCTATGCTACAAGCCACGCTGCAAACTATACTACAAGCCACGCTACAAGCTATGCTACAAGCCACGCTACAAGCTATGCTACAAGCCACGCTGCAAGCTATGCTACAAGCCACGCTACAAGCTATGCTACAAGCCACGCTGCAAGCTATGCTACAAGCCACGCTACAAGCCACGCTACAAGCCACGCTACAAACTATGCTACAAGCCACGCTGCAAGCTATGCTACAAGCCACGCTGCAAGCTATGCTGCAAGCCACGCTGCAAGCTATGCTACAAGCCACGCTACAAACTATACTACAAGCCACGCTGCAAGCTATGCTACAAGCCACGCTACAAGCTATGCTACAAGCCACGCTACAAACTATACTACAAGCCACGCTACAAGCTATGCTACAAGCCACGCTACAAACTATACTACAAGCCACGCTACAAGCTATGCTACAAGCCACGCTACAAGCTATGCTACAAGCCACGCTACAAACTATACTACAAGCCACGCTACAAGCTATGCTACAAGCCACGCTACAAACTATACTACAAGCCACGCTGCAAGCTATGCTACAAGCCACGCTACAAGCTATGCTACAAGCCACGCTGCAAGCTATGCTACAAGCCACGCTACAAACTATACTACAAGCCACGCTGCAAGCTATGCTACAAGCCACGCTACAAGCTATGCTACAAGCCACGCTGCAAGCTATGCTACAAGCCACGCTACAAGCTATGCTACAAGCCACGCTACAAGCCACGCTACAAGCTATGCTACAAGCCACGCTGCAAGCCAAGCATCAAGCCACGCTACAAGCCACGCTTCAAGCCACGCTGCAAGCCACGCTGCAAGCCACGCTACAAGCCACGCTACAAGCTATGCTGCAAGCCACGCTGCAAGCCACGCTACAGGCCACGCTACAAGCTATGCTACAAGCCACGCTGCAAGCCACGCTACAAACCACGCTGCAAGCCACGCTACAAGCCACGCTACAAGCTATGCTACAAGCCACGCTGCAAGCCACGCTACAAGCCACGCTACAAGCCACGCTACAAGCCAAGCTACAAGCCACGCTACAAGCCACGCTACAAGCCAAGCTACAAGCCAAGCTACAAGCCACGCTGCAAGCCACGCTACAAGCCACGCTACAAGCCACGCTGCAAGCCACGCTACAAGCCACGCTACAAGCCAAGCTACAAGCCAAGCTACAAGCCACGCTGCAAGCTATGCTACAAGCCACGCTACAAGCTATGCTACAAGCTATGCTACAAGCCACGCTACAAGCTATGCTACAAGCCACGCTGCAAACTATACTACAAGCCACGCTGCAAACTATACTACAAGCCACGCTACAAGCTATGCTACAAGCCACGCTACAAGCTATGCTACAAGCCACGCTGCAAGCTATGCTACAAGCCACGCTGCAAACTATACTACAAGCCACGCTACAAGCTATGCTACAAGCCACGCTGCAAGCTATGCTACAAGCCACGCTACAAACTATACTACAAGCCACGCTGCAAGCTATGCTACAAGCCACGCTACAAGCTATGCTACAAGCCACGCTACAAACTATACTACAAGCCACGCTACAAGCTATGCTACAAGCCACGCTACAAACTACTACAAGCCACGCTACAAGCTATGCTACAAGCCACGCTACAAGCTATGCTACAAGCCACGCTACAAACTATACTACAAGCCACGCTACAAGCTATGCTACAAGCCACGCTACAA CCACGCTACAAGCTATGCTACAAGCCAAGCTGCAAGCTATGCTACAAGCCACGCTACAAGCTATGCTACAAGCCACGCTGCAAGCTATGCTACAAGCCACGCTACAAACTATACTACAAGCCACGCTGCAAGCTATGCTACAAGCCACGCTACAAGCTATGCTACAAGCCACGCTGCAAGCTATGCTACAAGCCACGCTACAAGCTATGCTGCAAGCCACGCTACAAGCTATGCTGCAAGCCACGCTACAAGCCACGCTACAAGCTATGCTGCAAGCCACGCTGCAAGCTATGCTACAAGCCACGCTGCAAGCTATGCTACAAGCCACGCTACAAGCTATGCTACAAGCCACGCTGCAAGCTATGCTACAAGCCACGCTGCAAGCTATGCTACAAGCCACGCTGCAAACTATATTACAAGCCACGCTACAAGCTATGCTACAAGCCACGCTACAAGCTATGCTACAAGCCACGCTACAAGCTATGCTACAAGCCACGCTGCAAGCTATGCTACAAGCCACGCTGCAAACTATACTACAAGCCACGCTACAAGCTATGCTACAAGCCACGCTACAAGCTATGCTACAAGCCACGCTGCAAGCTATGCTACAAGCCACGCTACAAGCTATGCTACAAGCCACGCTACAAGCCACGCTACAAGCTATGCTACAAGCCACGCTGCAAGCTATGCTACAAGCCACGCTACAAGCTATGCTACAAGCCACGCTGCAAGCTATGCTACAAGCCACGCTACAAGCTATGCTACAAGCCACGCTACAAGCCACGCTACAAACTATACTACAAGCCACGCTACAA AAGCCACGCTACAAGCCACGTTACAAGCTATGCTACAAGCCACGCTACAAGCTATGCTACAAGCCACGCTACAAGCCACGGTACAAGCTATGCTACAAGCCACGCTACAAGCTATGCTACAAGCCACGCTACAAACCACGCTACAAACCACGCTACAAACCACGCTACAAGCCACACTACAAACCACGCTACAAACCACGCTACAAGCCACACTACAAACCACGCTACAAACCACACTACAAACCACGCTACAAGCCACGCTACAAACCACACTACAAGCCAAGCTACAAGCCAAGCTACAAGCCAAGCTACAAGCCACGCTTCAAGCCAAGCTACAAGCCAAGCTACAAGCCAAGCTACAAGCCACGCTACAAGCCAAGCTACAAGCCAAGCTACAAGCCACGTTACAAGCCACGCTACAAACCACACTACAAACCACGCTACAAACCACATTACAAGCCACGCTACAAACCACATTACAAGCCACGCTACAAACCACGCTACAAACCACATTACAAACCACGCTACAAGCCACGCTACAAACCACACTACAAGCCAAGCTACAAGCCACGTTACAAGCCACGCTACAAACCACGCTACAAACCACGCTACAAACCACATTACAAGCCACGCTACAAGCCACGCTACAAACCACGCTACAAACCACATTACAAGCCACGCTACAAACCACGCTACAAACCACGCTACAAACCACACTACAAGCCACGCTACAAACCACGCTACAAACCACGCTACAAACCACATTACAAGCCACGCTACAAACCACGCTACAAACCACATTACAAGCCACGCTACAAGCCACGCTACAAACCACGCTATTGA